A segment of the Candidatus Dependentiae bacterium genome:
ATGAATTAAGGCTTATTGAAAAACATCATGCGTCATTTGTTACTATTTTTTGTGATGAGTACCCAAAGCTACTCAAGCACATTGATGTCCCGCCATTGGTTTTATATTATCAAGGTGACGTAACACTTTTTGCAAAAGAAAAAACCTTTGCTTGCGTGGGAGCTCGCAAGTCCCATCTGTATGTTAGCGATGCGTTAAAAAGTTTGATTATCCCGATGATTCAAGATGATTGGGTGATTGTAAGCGGTGGTGCGCTTGGGGCTGATACCTATGCTCATCAAATCACTTTGGACAACAAAGGAAAAACAATAGTTGTGGTTGGTTCTGGGCTTTGTTATCAATATCCGGCATCAAATAAAGATTTGTTTGAACGAGTTGTGTATTCAGGTGGTTTGATAGTGAGCACTTTTCACATGGAAATGCCTCCTGAGACATTTTGCTTTCCGATACGCAATCGAATCATCTCTGGGCTCTCGCTAGGATGCATTGTGCTGCAAGCTGCACAAAAAAGCGGGGCATTAATCACTGCTCAGTGTGCGTTGCAACAGGGGCGCGAAGTGTTTGCCTTGCCCGGCTCTATTTTTGATCCGTTAAGCGTTGGATGCCATGATTTAATTAAACAGGGCGCAAAGTTGGTCACGTGCACGCAAGATATTTTAGAAGAAATGTTATATCCGGGAAAAGAGCAGTACGAGAAGCAGTTGACCATACTTTCTCAAGAAAAAAGCCATGAAAATAAAGAGAAAAAAGCATCAAAAGTTATCGTAAAAGCTTCGATAAATCAGGATAAGTCTTTAGCCCTCGGCGATGCTTTGGATTTAAGTGATCTCTCTTTGGCTATTTTGCATTACACCGTTACTCCTGTTACTGCCCAGGCTC
Coding sequences within it:
- the dprA gene encoding DNA-processing protein DprA produces the protein MLINPSFFYIAGVMNLQNVVLHLSLIEGLAPRFLHELLESFFVKNNAQEQGSTKNLEAFYSYSLQDFISLGCSSDKAQLLIYGLQNNQRLLDELRLIEKHHASFVTIFCDEYPKLLKHIDVPPLVLYYQGDVTLFAKEKTFACVGARKSHLYVSDALKSLIIPMIQDDWVIVSGGALGADTYAHQITLDNKGKTIVVVGSGLCYQYPASNKDLFERVVYSGGLIVSTFHMEMPPETFCFPIRNRIISGLSLGCIVLQAAQKSGALITAQCALQQGREVFALPGSIFDPLSVGCHDLIKQGAKLVTCTQDILEEMLYPGKEQYEKQLTILSQEKSHENKEKKASKVIVKASINQDKSLALGDALDLSDLSLAILHYTVTPVTAQALLTKVGVGIDLLQSKLFELSLDGKIAQDGMGFWKRV